One genomic window of Solanum stenotomum isolate F172 chromosome 9, ASM1918654v1, whole genome shotgun sequence includes the following:
- the LOC125875895 gene encoding uncharacterized protein LOC125875895: MKYQNLLQNLAKFMEKFTQLLASISLFSFLFSYYSSYFSSFFTYYYSLNFSFSTFPFQLLNHAMDKNYVFLICNGIFLVLLANTSSEEEKEEEEKEEDDGFLNGFQESKLLPLCIGTRASYLETTKEEVHAQQREDEMSIQLSKSHEVPLNVENSIMTIVEYEQDESTLEGEEGGIGGEECSRTYEVVEEDNYEENDFFTEEESDDEPLNKLSNEELNKKFEEFIRKMKEEIRIEARQQLVLVK, encoded by the coding sequence ATGAAGTACCAAAACTTATTACAAAATTTGGCCAAATTTATGGAGAAATTCACTCAACTACTTGcttcaatttctttattttcatttctattTTCCTACTACTCATCTTACTTCTCATCCTTCTTTACCTATTATTATTCATTAAACTTCTCATTTTCTACATTTCCTTTCCAACTTCTAAACCATGCTATGgataaaaattatgtatttttaatatGCAATGGTATATTCTTAGTCCTCCTCGCTAATACTTCTAGCGAGGaggagaaggaagaagaagaaaaagaagaagatgatggaTTCTTGAACGGATTTCAAGAATCCAAATTATTACCTCTATGCATTGGTACTCGAGCCTCATATTTAGaaacaacaaaagaagaagTACATGCCCAACAACGCGAAGATGAGATGAGCATACAACTCAGTAAGTCTCATGAAGTACCGTTAAACGTTGAAAACTCAATTATGACAATTGTGGAATATGAGCAAGATGAGTCAACGTTAGAAGGGGAAGAAGGTGGTATTGGAGGGGAAGAATGTTCTAGAACCTACGAGGTCGTAGAGGAAGATAATTatgaagaaaatgatttttttactgAAGAAGAAAGTGATGATGAGCCATTGAATAAGTTGAGTAATGAGGAATTGAATAAGAAATTTGAAGAATTCATAAGAAaaatgaaggaagaaattaGAATTGAAGCTCGTCAACAATTAGTCCTcgtaaaataa
- the LOC125875896 gene encoding protein MIZU-KUSSEI 1, with translation MPSPKTLPSKSRNVVAPASSPSRLPPTPVLLQQPSHKKGQWKSTKLFRRVKSVFRSFPVINPPCKMPVSNRLHEGHIHGGKQMTGTLFGFRKARVNLAIQENPRGVPLLVLELSIQTGKLLQDMGSGLVRIALECEKNHSEKLKLIDEPIWTMYCNGRKVGYAVKRGPTEEDLKVMQNLHAVSMGAGVLPTESSEGELTYMRAFFERTVGSKDSETYYMMNPNGTSGPELSIFFVRI, from the coding sequence ATGCCATCACCAAAAACACTTCCATCTAAATCACGAAATGTGGTTGCTCCAGCTAGCTCACCATCCCGGTTACCTCCTACACCAGTTCTATTACAACAACCATCTCACAAAAAAGGTCAATGGAAATCAACAAAACTCTTCCGTCGTGTAAAATCCGTTTTCCGATCATTCCCTGTAATAAACCCTCCGTGCAAAATGCCCGTTTCTAACCGGCTGCACGAAGGGCATATACATGGAGGAAAACAGATGACAGGTACTCTCTTTGGGTTTAGAAAAGCTAGAGTTAATCTTGCAATTCAAGAAAATCCAAGAGGCGTTCCGTTGCTTGTACTGGAACTTTCAATTCAAACAGGTAAACTTCTCCAGGATATGGGATCTGGACTTGTGCGAATCGCTTTGGAGTGTGAAAAGAATCATTCGGAGAAACTGAAATTAATTGATGAACCTATATGGACTATGTATTGCAATGGGCGAAAAGTTGGGTATGCTGTAAAAAGAGGACCTACAGAAGAAGATCTTAAAGTTATGCAGAATCTGCATGCTGTGTCTATGGGAGCTGGCGTTCTACCAACTGAGTCTTCTGAAGGAGAACTTACGTATATGAGAGCTTTTTTTGAACGAACAGTTGGATCAAAGGACTCAGAGACTTATTATATGATGAATCCCAATGGCACCAGTGGTCCTGAGCTCAGTATTTTTTTCGTTAGGATTTGA